CGTGGCCGACGCGCTGCAGCGCGTGCCGGGCGTGGTCATCACCCGCGACGGCGGCGAAGGCAAGAGCGTGAGCGTGCGCGGCCTGGCGCCGGACCTAACCCTGACCCAGTTGAACGGCAACTACGTCGCCACCTCGGAAACCAACGACGAGGCCACGCGTTCGTTCAACTACACCCTGCTGCCGTCGAACATGCTGTCCAGCGCGGAACTGTTCAAGTCGCCGGAAGCGCGCATCGACGAAGGCGGCATCGGCGGCACGGTGATCCTGCATACCCGCCGCCCGCTCGACATGGAATCCAACTCCGGCTACGTCAACGTCGAGGGCACCTCGTCCGACACCAGCCACGACGTCGATCCGCAGCTGTCGGCGCTGTACTCCTGGCACAGCAAGGACGAACGCTTCGGCGTGCTGGTCGGCGTGACCCAGCAGAAGCGCACCAACCGCAGCATGGAGGCCAGCACCGAGGACTACCAGTGGTACGGCAACGGCACCGATGCGCTCGACGCCCACGGCAACCCGCTGACCCAGGACGGCATCCACTACTGGTGGGGCCAGTCCGGCTTCAACGACCAGAACGGGCGCAACTACAGCGAGTTCTTCCTGCCTACCTCGGTCAACTTCGCCGTGCGCGACGAACAGCGCGAGCGCAAGGGCGGGCAGCTGACCTTCCAGTTCAAGCCGCTCGACAACCTGACCCTGACCGCCAACTACTTCCGCTTCGAACTGCAGGGCAACTACACCGAGAACATGCTGAAGATTCCGGAGTGGAACCTGGCGCGCTTCAACGGCGACGGCAACTGGGCCGGCGGCCGCCTGCTCGACGGGCTCAGCTTCGATCCCAGCGGCAGCGTGGTCACCGGCGCGCAGTACGAGAAACTGGCCGGCAAGACCTACTACTGCAGCGAGGAACAGGCGGCCGCGGCCGGCCTGGCGCCGGGCGGCTGGGGGCCGGACGACTGCACCATCCCCACCCCGCAGCTCACCGGCACCTACAGCCGCGAGAAGGCGCTGTCGCAGACCGCCGACCTGTCGATCGACTGGGAGATCAGCCCATTGTGGAAGGCCTCGTTCACCGGCGGCCGCACCTGGTCCGAAGGCGGCCCGTCGATGAGCTTCCGCATGTCGGCCAAGCCGCGCCGGCAGGTCGACGGCGTGTGGCAATCCGGCAACGGCTACAGTGCCTGGGACCTGACCGGCACGCCCAGCGCGACGTTCTCGCCGAACCTGCAGGACCAACTGATGGCCGGCATCGCCGAGATCGATACCGGCTCGACCGACTCGTCGTGGATGCAGACCAGCATCAAGCAGAACTACTTCCAGGCCGACATCAGCAAGCTGTTCGAGAACGGCTGGCTAGATTCGATCCAGTTCGGCGCCAAGTACCGCGACGGGCAGGTGCACCGCAACACCGGCAACACCTACTGGGTGTGCCAGGGCACCGATCCGGCCGACTACGACAACAACCGCTACCAGTCCGGTTGCGACCCCGCCGCCGGCGTGGCCCAGCCCGGCTTCTTCCTGTCCAGCCCGATCGACAACATCCGCGGCGGCTTCAACGCCAACGTGTTTCCCGGCATCGACTACCCGGCCTACATCGACTACCTCAACGAGCGCTACGGCGGCTCGCACAACCGCCGCGAGGACGACTTCGTCTACAACGTCGACGAGAAGATCTTCTCCGGCTACTTCCAGGCCAACTTCCGCACCGAGCGCGTGCGCGGCAACCTCGGCGTGCGCGTGGTGCGCACCAAGCAGTTCGCCGAATCCAGCGATTCGGTGGAGCGGTTCAACGACTACTTCCAGGACAACGCGGCCGGCGACCCGATGGGCTGCAACGACCCGGCCGCCGCCGCCCTGATCGGCTCCGGCAGCGGCTACGTGTGCCAGAGCGGCTTCGTCCGCGTGCCCGATGCGCTGGCGCGCGCGAAGACCTATGCGCTGAGCTCGATGGAGAAGACCTATACCGACGTGCTGCCCAGCTTCAACATCGCCTGGGACATCACCGACACCCTGGTGCTGCGTGGCGCGGCGTCCAAGGTGATCGCGCGGCCGAGCTACACCAGCATCGCCTACCCGGGCAGCCTGCGCTTCGTCAGCGACGAGTACAGCAACGACCGCCGCGTCGCCGGCGGCACCGACACGCCCGGCTGGCACGGTTCGGGCAGCAACAAGGGCCTGCAGCCGTTCGAGGCGACCCAGTACGACCTCGGCCTGGAGTGGTACTTCACCCCGGGCGCGGTCGCCGGCGTGGCGCTGTTCCGCAAGAACGTGGACAACTTCACCGTGCCGGTGGTGCGCGACCAGCAGATGAACGTCGGCGGCCAGACGGTCACGGTGCAGCGCTACGAAACCGAGGCCAATGGCCAGGACGGCGTGTCGCAGGGCGTGGAACTGTACGGCCAGTACACGCTCGATTTCGGTCTCGGCTTCCAGGCCAACTACACCTACAACGACACCAACCTGGCCGCGATCGTGCTGGACGGCCAGGCGATCGGTTCCTCGCCGCTGGTCGGCAGCGCCAAGAACCAGGCCAATTTCACCGTGTTCTACGAAAACGAGAAGTTCCTGGCGCGCGCCTCGTACAACCGGCGCGGCGAAGTCGTCGGCGGCCTCAACAACGGGCTGACCGAGTATTCCGAGCCCTACGATCAGCTGGACCTCAACGTGGCCTACAACGTCACCGAGGCCCTGACCGTGACCGCGTCGGTGCTCAACGCGACCGAGTCCGAGCAGCGCATCCACCTGGGCAACGACACCAAGGCCCGCCTGCTGTCCAACACCTACACCGGCCGCCAGCTGTATCTGGGCATGAACTGGAAGTTCTGAGCACTCGCCTTGCGCTTGGACGGGTCGGCCTGTCCACGGCAGCCGCGCTGGCGCAGGCGGCTGCCGTTCCCGCCGACGTGCGGGTCACCTGGATGCGCCCCGCTGCGGTGATCGAAGCGTTCGCCCTGCCTGGTACGGCAAGGCGCGGACATTGATGTGGCCGAACCGCGCCCGCAGCATGGGATCGGCGACTGGGCCGCGCGCACGATCGCCGCGGTCGAGAACCGTGTGCGGCACGGCGCATCGACGAGGCGGCCACGTCCCTGCTTCCACATCCGCGCGCGGCGATTGCCGGGCCTCCCGTTGCGCGCGATCATCCGCGCATGGCCGCCCCTTCCCGCCCGCGTTTCCGCCCATACCGGTATCTGCTGGCCGCGGGCCTGATGCTGTGCTGCGCCTGGCCGCACGCGGCCGTGCCGCCGCCGGTGCCGGGCACGCTGGCCGCACCTGCCACGGCCGATCCCGGACGGGATCCGCTGCTGCAGGCGCAGCTGCGCGCCTTGCAACCGCAGCGGCCGGGGGTGACCGACCTGTACGTGGTCGGCTTCGCCGGCGACGCCAGCGAGGACGTGTTCCGCAACGAGACGCTGTACCTGCGCCAGCTGTTCGCGCAGCGTTTCGACGCCGGCGGGCGCATCGTCACCCTGATCAACCACGCCGACAATCTCGGCAACCGCGCCTACGCGCCGCAGGCCTCGTACGACAACCTGGCCGATACGCTGCAGCGGATCGGCCAGCTGATGGACCGGCGCGAGGACGCGCTGCTGCTGTTCCTGACCAGCCACGGCACCGAGCAGCACGAACTGTATGTGCAGTTCGGTCCCGGCGAGGATGCTGACTACGATTACATCGCGCCGGCGGAACTGCGCGAACTGCTCGACGACGCCGGCATCGGCAACCGGGTGATCGTGCTGTCGGCCTGCTACTCCGGCGGGTTCGTGCCGGCCTTGAAGAGCCCCGACACGCTGGTCATCACCGCCGCGCGCCGCGACCGGCCCTCGTTCGGCTGCGGCAACACCGCCAGCGCCACCTACTTCGGCCGCGCCTGGCTGATCGACGCGCTGGCGCGCACCAGCGACTTCGTCGAGAGCTACCGCCTGGCCAGCGCCGAGATCACCGCGCGCGAACGCGCCGAAGGCGAAGCGCCGTCGTATCCGCAGCTGTACGTCGGCGCGCGGATCGCGCCGTTGCTGCAGCGCTGGCGTGCGCAGTTGCGGCCGGTCGCTGCGCCGGCGTATCCCTATCCGGAGCCCGAGGCGGAGACGGAAACCGGGACGCCAGCGAACGCGGAGAAGGCAACGGCAGCAGTGCCCGGACCGGTTGCCGACGGCAGGGCCGGTGCGAACGGCACGGTCGGCGCGAAGCCGGAAACGGCGTCGGTTCCGAATGCCGATGGCACGACCAGGGCAGCGGCCGCAGGGTCGGCGCACGCGCCGGCCTCGCCAGCGCCGTCCGCGACCGCGCCCCGCCATTGAGGTCTGCGGCGCTGCTGCACAGACATCGCACCCACGAGCGCCTGTTGCGGCGTCGGCGGCAGGTCCTTCTTGCGCCTCCCCGCCACAAGATGCGAGTGATTCGCGTTTGATCGCGGTTCGATGCGGCTCGCTAGACTTGGGTCCGCAGCAAGCCCGCCCGCCTCACGCCAGCCAGCTGCTCCCGATCCTTCCGCCCGCTCGCCTTCGCTCGCCAGCCAGGATCACCCCGCTTTCGCCGGCCTCCCTAGTGGAGGCGTTTTTGTTTTCGGGCCGGCGCAACTCGACTGCATGCGCCGCGGCCGATGTGTCGCGACATGCTGGGCCGCGCTCAGAAAGAGGCTTCAACCGCGCGCGGCGACCGAAGTACAGAGCGATGCATTGCAGGAGGGTGTCGGCCCCGACTGTATCCGAGGCCTGATGAGTTCCCACTTCGCTCGTCGCGACTGAAGTCGCTCCTACAGGGGCATCCGGCAGCCAGGCCGGGTGCACTGTGGGAGGGGCTTGAGCCCCGACTGCATCCAAGCCGGGGCGCTTGCCGCTTCGCTCGTCGCGACGGAAGTCGCTCCTACAGGGAGGTCGATGGCTTGTGCCGTGCCTGCGCACAGGCCTGGCGAATGCCGGCGCCGCGCCCGTCAGGGCGTCGCGTCCTGCAGGCGGTATTGCGTGCTCGCGCGCTGTTCGCCACGCCATGGGTCGAAGGCGCGCACCTCGATGCGGTGGTCTCCGGCGCGCAGGTCGGTCGGCAAGGCGCCGCGCCACAGGTGCTGCGACGGGGTGGCTTCCGGCGAGCGGTCGTAGCCGCGCAGCGTCTCGGCGGCGTCGTCGCGTGCGTTCTCGGCGAGCAGGTCCGGATCCGGCTGCTCCACGCGCAGCATCGGCTTCCATGCGCCGTCGTCGATGCGGTATTCCACGCGGCTGTCGTCCTGGCCCATGAACACGTTCGCGTACACCGCCCAGGCCGGATAGGCGCCGCGGCGCAACACCTTGGGCGCATGCAGGGCCATCGGCGCATCGTCGGCGGCGCGTGCGGCGTGATAGGCCAGCGCATAGCGGCCGTCGCGCCGCACGGTCAGCACCGCGTAGCCGTTGGGGGTGCCGTCGGCCATCGTCGCGGCGGGGATGCCGTCGGCATCCTTGGCCCCGGACCAGAACGCGCCGCAGGCCGCGCCCACGTTGTATTCGTGCAGTGGCTGCGCGCCATGCCAGCCGTCGCCGGCGCCGTGGTGGTAGTGCCGCTGGGTGTGGCTGTGGCCGCTGAGCACCAGCACGTGCGGAAACCCCTGCAGCAGCGCGAACAGGCGCGTGCGGTCGGCATGGCGGAACGTCTCCTTCCCCGGCGCGGCGTCGAACAGCGGGATGTGCAGGCCCAGCACCAGCAGCCGCTGCTTCGGCAACGCCGCCAGGTAGGCCTGCAGGAACGCGAACTGGTCCTCGCGCAGGCCGCCGACGTACCTGGGCTGCTGCTGCGGCTGGTAGACCACGTCGTCCAGGAACACGAAGCTGGCGCCGCCCTCCTCCACCGCGTAGGTGTCCGGGCCGTAGGTCGCGCGCCAAGTGGACAGCGAGCCGGCGTCGTCGGCCGCGTCGAAGTTCAGGTCGTGGTTGCCGGGCACATGGAACCACGGCACGCCAAGCCTGGCGGTTTCGGCATTCAGCGCCGGATACAGCGACAGGTCGTCGTTGACCACGTCGCCGAGCGTGGTGCCCAGGCGCGCGCGGGTCTTGCCGACCAGCGGGGCGACGATGTCGCGCGCGTAGTAGCCGACGTCGGTGGCCGAGGCGGTCTGGGTGTCGGCGAACACCAGCACCTCGGTGCTGGCCGCGGCCGGTTGCGCGCGCAGCGCGAAATCCCAGCCGTCGGGGGCGCCGCCGGTCGGCGCGATGCCGGGGTACTTGAGCGCCGGCGATCCGGCCGGCGCGTAGTGCCGCCAGTACGCCGGCAAGCCGTTGCCGGCGCTGGCGAAGGCGTAGCCGTCGGGCTTGATCACGAACACGGTGCGCCCCGGCTCCACCTGCAGGCGGTAGCGGCCCTGCGCGTCGGTGCGCACGATGTGCACGCCGTCGGAGACCTGCACGCCGGCGATGCCGCGTTCTCCCTTGCCGCGGCCCGCCTGGCCGTCGCGCTCCTGATAGACGCTGCCGCTGATCGTCGCCGGCTGCGCCAGCGCGGGCGCGGCGGCGGTCAACAGGCAGAGAAGCACTACGGCGCGCAGCGGCATGCGTGAAGTCCGGCAATCGGGGAACCGCGATTGTAGCCATCCACCGCGGCACGGCGATGACCGCCATCGCGCGCCTACTTGTGCCGCGCTTCCAGCACCGCGACCGCGTCGGCCAGGCCCAGGCCGCGCGCGCGCAGCAGCACGGTCAGGTGGTACAGCAGGTCGGCCGATTCGCCGAGCAGTTCGGCGTCGCCTTCGGCCACGCCCGCCAATGCGGTTTCCACGCCCTCCTCGCCGACCTTCTGCGCGATGCGCCGGATGCCCTTCTCGAACAGCTGCGTGGTGTAGCTGCCGGGCGGCCGCTCGCGTTCGCGCTGTGCGACCAGCCGGTCGAGCGCGCCCAGGAACTGGCCCGGCGCCTGCGGAAAGCAGCTGCTGCGGCCCAGATGGCAGGTCGGGCCGTGCGGGTGCGCGGTCACCAGCAACGTATCGCGGTCGCAGTCGGTCTGGATCGAGACCAGGTCCAGGGTATGGCCCGAGCTTTCGCCCTTGGTCCACAGGCGCTGCTTGCTGCGGCTGTAGAAGGTGACCTTGCCGCTGGCGCGGGTCGTGGCCAGCGCCTCGGCGTTCATGTAGCCGAGCATCAGCACGCGCAGCGTGGCCGCGTCCTGCACCACCACCGGCAGCAGGCCGTCGCCCTTGCTCCAGTCCAGTTCCGCGTCCGCGGTCGCGGCGGCGGGTTCGTGCTCAGGCGCCATCGCGCACCTCGATCTGTCGTTGGCGCAGGAAGCGCTTGAGGTCGGGAATCGGGATCGCGCCGCTGTGGAACACGCTGGCGGCCAGCGCACCGTCCACGTCGGCCTGCTCGAACACGTCGGCGAAGTGCTGCATCTCGCCGGCGCCGCCGGAGGCGACCAGCGGCACCTTGCACAGCGAGCGCACCTCGAACAGCTGGGCGATGTCGTAGCCGCGGCGCACGCCGTCGTTGTCCATGCAGTTGAGCACGATCTCGCCGGCGCCCAGCTGCTGCGCCTCCACCACCCAGTCGACGGTGCGCACGCGCAGCGCCTGGGTCTTGCTCGGGTCGCCGGTGAAGCGGCGCACGCGCCACTGGCCGTCGTCCTCGCGGATCGAATCGATGCCGACCACCACGCACTGCACGCCGAAGGCCTCGGCCAGTTCGGCGATCAGCGCCGGCCGTTCCAGCGCCGGCGAGTTGATCGAGATCTTGTCGGCGCCGGCGTGCAGCACCGCACGCGCGGTGGCCACGTCGCGGATGCCGCCGGCCACGCAGAACGGGATGTCGATCAGCCGCGCCACGCGCTCGACCCAGGCGTAGTCCACCGAACGCCCTTCCGGGCTGGCGCCGATGTCGTAGAACACCAGTTCGTCGGCGCCCTGGTCGCGGTAGCGCAGCGCCAGTTCGACGATGTCGCCCATGTCGACGTGGTCGCGGAACTTCACGCCCTTGACCACGCGGCCGTCGCGCACGTCCAGGCACGGGATGATGCGCCGGCTCAGCATGCCAGCGCCTCGTCCAGCGTCAGCCGCCCTTCCAGCAGCGCCTTGCCGAGCACCGCGCCGGCGCAGCCGGCCTCGCGCGCGGCGCGCACGTCGGCGGCGTCGCGGATGCCGCCGGAGGCCTGCACGTCCACGCCCGGCGCGATCTGCCGCAGGTAGGCGTACAGCGCCAGGTTCGGCCCGGACAGCATGCCGTCGCGGGCGATGTCGGTGCACAGCAGGTGCTTGAGCCCGGCGGCGGCGTACTCGGCCGCCAGCGCTTCCAGGGTCAGCGCGGAGGTCTCGGTCCAGCCCAGCACCGGCAGCCGCCACACGCCCTGCGCGTCCTGGCGCGTGTCCAGCGCCACGGTGATGCGCTCGGCGCCGAACTCGGCCAGCCACTCCAGCACCGATTCGCGGTCGCGCACCGCCAGCGAGCCGATCACCACCCGCGCCGCGCCGGCGTCGAGCATGCGCTGCACGTCGGCGCGCGAGCGCACGCCGCCGCCGGTCTGCACCTGCAATCCGGTCTGCGCCCGGATCTGGCTCAGCAGCGGCGCCAGGGTGTAGCCGCCGGCGCGCGCCGCGTCCAGGTCGACCAGATGCATCCAGCCGGCGCCGGCGTCGGCGAAGGCCTGCGCGCGCGGCAGCGGATCGTCGCCGTAGTGGGTTTCGCGGGCGTAGTCGCCCTGCGCCAGCCGCACCACGCGGCCGTCGCGGATGTCCAGCGCGGGATAGACGATGAAGCTCATGGGAAATCGGTCTCGAGGAAGTTGCGCAGGATGCGCGCGCCGGTGCTCGCCGAACGCTCGGGATGGAACTGCGCGCCGCAGCGGCGGCCGCGCTGCACCACCGCGGTGAACAGGCCGCCGTGGTCGCAGGCGGCCACGGTGTCGGCGGTGACCGGCGCGGCGTAGCCGTGCACGAAATAGGCATCGGCGCGCTCGGCCAGGCCGTCCAGCAGCGGCGAGGCGCGCATCGGCAGCAGCCGGTTCCAGCCCATGTGCGGGATGCGGATGCCCAGCGCCGGCGGCATGTGCCGGACCACGCCGGTCAGCAGGCCCAGGCAGTCGACGTCGCCTTCCTCCGAGCGCTCGAACAGCAGCTGCATGCCCAGGCAGATGCCGATCAGCGGCACCTGCAGCGCACGCAGCGGTTCGACCAGCCCTTGCTCGCGCAGCCGCGCCATCGCATGCGGCGCGGCGCCGACGCCTGGCAGGATCACCCGCTCGGCGCCCTGCAGCCCGGCCGCGTCGCGCACCAGCCGCGCTTCCACGCCCAGGCGCTCCAATGCGTAGCGCACCGAGCCGAGGTTGGCGCCGCCGGCATCGATCAAGGCGACGTCGGTCATGGTGCGCTCCCCGCAGGACCGGCGCGCATCACAGCACGCCCTTGGTCGAGGGCAGCGCGGCGCCGTCGCGGCGCAGCGCCTGGCGCAGGGCGCGCGCCAGCGCCTTGAAGCAGGCCTCGACCTTGTGGTGGTCGTTGTCGCCATGCACGCGCAGGTGCAGGTTCAGGCCCGCCGCATCGCACAGCGAACGGAAGAAATGCGGCACCAGCTCGGTCGGCAGGTCGCCGACGCGCTCGCGCCTGAAGTCGCCTTCGAACACGAAATATGGGCGGCCGCTGAAATCCAGCGCGGCGCTGGCCAGGGTCTCGTCCATCGGCAGGGTGAAGCCGGCGCGGCCTGCGTCGCCGGCCGCCTGCCACGGACTGTCCGGCGGATCGAAGCCGTAGCGGCCGATGCCCCGCTTGTCGCCCAGCGCCTGGCGCAAGGCCTGGCCCAGCGCCAGGCCGGTGTCCTCGATGGTGTGGTGTTCGTCGATGTGCAGGTCGCCGGCGGCGCGCACGTCCAGGGCGAAGCCGCCGTGCTTGCCGATCTGCTCGAGCATGTGGTCGAAGAACGGCAGGCCGGTGGCGCAGTGCGGGTCGCGCGCCAGGTCCAGGTCCACTTCGACGCGGATCCGGGTTTCCTTGGTGTCGCGCTGCACCGTGGCGCGGCGCGGCGCATCGGCCAGTTCGTGGGCGATGCCGGCCCAGTCCCAGTCGCCGCCGAACTGCTCGGTCTTCAGCTGGAAACCGCGGATGCGCAGATTCTCGGCGAACTGGATGTCGGTGAGGCGGTCGCCGACCATCGCCGAGCGCGCCCAGTCGATGCTGCGGTCCTGCAGGTACGGCAGCATCAGGCCGATGCCGGGCTTGCGCGTGGGGGCGTTGTCGGCCGGCCAGCTGCGGTCGATCAGCACCTCGCGGAAGGCGATGCCCTGGCTGGCGAAGATCTGCAGCATCAGGTCGTTGGGGCCGTCGAACGCGGCCTGCGGATAGGCCGCGCTGCCCAGTCCGTCCTGGTTGGTGACGATGACGAACTGGTAGCCGGCGTCGCGCAATTTCAGCATCGCCGGGATCACGCCCTGCACGAAGCGCAGCTTCTCGTAGGCGTCGATCTGGAAATCGGCCGGCTCCTCGATCAGGGTGCCGTCGCGGTCGACGAACAGGATCGGGGTCATGCCGCCGCCCTCCCCGCCTGCAGCGCGCCGAGCACGCGCTGGTTCTGCTCCGGGGTGCCGAGGGTGATGCGCAGCGCATCGCCCAGGGTCGGCGCGGCACGCTGGTCGCGCACCACCACGCCGGCGCCGAGCAAGGCGCGGAACGCGGCCTCGGCATCGTCGAAGCGCAGCAGCAGGAAGTTGCCCTGCGAGGGATACACACGGCGCACGCCGGGCAGCGCCGCCAGCGCGGCGGACATGCGTTCGCGTTCGCGGCGGATCTCGGCCACGCGCGCGGCGGTCTGGCGCAGCGGCTCGGGCTGCAGCGCGGCCAGCGCCAGCTGCGTGCACGGCGCCGGGATCGGGTACGGCGCCTGGCAGCGGCGCAGCACCGCGACCAGCGCCGGATCGGCGATCACGCAGCCGATCCGCGCCGCGGCCAGCGCATGCGCCTTGGACAGCGTGCGCAGCACCGCCAGGTTGGGGTGGCGCGCCAGCAGCGTGGTCGCCGACGGCATGTCGGAGAATTCGCCATAGGCCTCGTCGACCACCAGCAGGGCGCGCCCGTGCAGCCGTTCGGCGGCACGTTCGATGTCGGCCAGCGGGATCGCCGCGCCGCTGGGATTGCCCGGCGAGCACAGGAACACCAGCTTGGCCATCTGGCTCAGTGCCGCCTCCACCACCGCGTCGACATCGGTGAGCAGGCCGGCGGCGTCTTCGCGCAAGGGCACCTCGACGATGCGCGCATTCTGCAGCCGCGCGCAGACCGCATACATGCCGAACACCGGCGGACTGATCACGATCGCGTCGCGGCCTGGCTCGCACAAGGCGCGCAGCAGCAGGTCGATGGCCTCGTCGCTGCCGCGGCCGAGCAGCAGTTGCTCCGGCGCGCAGGCGTACAGCGCCGCCAGCGCCGCACGCAGCGCCGGCGGCTGCGGATCCGGATAGCGGCGGTTGCCGGCGTCGCGGTCGGCGGGGTTGGCCCAGGCCGACTCGTTGGCGTTGAGCCAGACCTCGCCCTGCAGCGCGCTGCTGCGCGCCGACGAATATCCGGCGAAGTCGCGCAGGTCGGGACGCACCAGCGCCAGCATCGAGCCAGGCGTCACCGCAGTGGTTGCCGCGCTCATGCCGCCTTCTCCATCCGCAGCGCCACCGCGTTGGCATGCGCGTCCAGGCCCTCGGCGCGGGCCATGGTCACCGCGCAGGCGCCGATCGCGGCGATGCCGGCGCGGCTGGCCGCCTGCACGCTGACGAAGTTCTGGAAGCTGGCGACGCTGACCCCGCTGTAGGCGCGCGCCGCGCCGTTGGTCGGCAGCACGTGGTTGGTGCCGCTGCAGTAGTCGCCCAGCGCCTCGGGGGTGAAATCGCCGAGGAACACCGAGCCGGCCGCCTCGACCCGCTCCAGCCAGGCGCGCGGTTCGCGCAGCGCCAGGATCAGGTGTTCGGGCGCGTAGCGGTTGCTGATCGCGAAGGCGTCCTCGAGCGCGCCGACCTGGATCAGTCGCGACGCGGCCAGGGCCTGGCGCGCGATCGCCGCGCGCGGCAGCGTCGCCAGCTGGCGCTCGATCTCGTCCTCGACCGCGTCGATCAGCTCGGCGCTGTCGGACAGCAGCAGCACTTGCGAATCCGGGCCGTGCTCGGCCTGCGACAGCAGGTCGGCGGCGACGAATGCGGCGTCGGCGCCGACGTCGGCGATCACCAGCACCTCGGACGGGCCGGCCGGCATGTCGATCGCCGCCGCGCCGGCCTGCGCGATCTGCTGCTTGGCCTCGGTCACGTAGCCGTTGCCCGGCCCGAACAGCTTGTCGCACGAGGGCACCGACTCGGTGCCGAAGCCCATCGCCGCGATCGCCTGCGCGCCGCCGAGCTTGAACACCCGATCCACGCCGGTCAGTTTCGCGGCGACCAGCACCGCCGGGTCGGCCGAGCCGTCGGCGCGCGGCGGCGTGCACAGCACCACCTCGCGGCAGCCGGCCAGCGCCGCCGGCACGCACAGCATCAGCGCGGTGGACGGCAGCGGCGCGCTGCCGGCCGGTACGTACAGGCCGACCCGGCCGATCGGCCGCACCACCCGCTCGCAGACCACGCCCGGCGCGGTTTCCACCGCAT
The Xanthomonas sp. AM6 DNA segment above includes these coding regions:
- a CDS encoding TonB-dependent receptor; the protein is MKQTSRKQGRDALAAAIGFALAAALAPAGAFAQQAAPATAPPAAAASPDATTLDSVNVTGYRYAIEKSLQQKRDANAVVEVITAEDVGKFPDKNVADALQRVPGVVITRDGGEGKSVSVRGLAPDLTLTQLNGNYVATSETNDEATRSFNYTLLPSNMLSSAELFKSPEARIDEGGIGGTVILHTRRPLDMESNSGYVNVEGTSSDTSHDVDPQLSALYSWHSKDERFGVLVGVTQQKRTNRSMEASTEDYQWYGNGTDALDAHGNPLTQDGIHYWWGQSGFNDQNGRNYSEFFLPTSVNFAVRDEQRERKGGQLTFQFKPLDNLTLTANYFRFELQGNYTENMLKIPEWNLARFNGDGNWAGGRLLDGLSFDPSGSVVTGAQYEKLAGKTYYCSEEQAAAAGLAPGGWGPDDCTIPTPQLTGTYSREKALSQTADLSIDWEISPLWKASFTGGRTWSEGGPSMSFRMSAKPRRQVDGVWQSGNGYSAWDLTGTPSATFSPNLQDQLMAGIAEIDTGSTDSSWMQTSIKQNYFQADISKLFENGWLDSIQFGAKYRDGQVHRNTGNTYWVCQGTDPADYDNNRYQSGCDPAAGVAQPGFFLSSPIDNIRGGFNANVFPGIDYPAYIDYLNERYGGSHNRREDDFVYNVDEKIFSGYFQANFRTERVRGNLGVRVVRTKQFAESSDSVERFNDYFQDNAAGDPMGCNDPAAAALIGSGSGYVCQSGFVRVPDALARAKTYALSSMEKTYTDVLPSFNIAWDITDTLVLRGAASKVIARPSYTSIAYPGSLRFVSDEYSNDRRVAGGTDTPGWHGSGSNKGLQPFEATQYDLGLEWYFTPGAVAGVALFRKNVDNFTVPVVRDQQMNVGGQTVTVQRYETEANGQDGVSQGVELYGQYTLDFGLGFQANYTYNDTNLAAIVLDGQAIGSSPLVGSAKNQANFTVFYENEKFLARASYNRRGEVVGGLNNGLTEYSEPYDQLDLNVAYNVTEALTVTASVLNATESEQRIHLGNDTKARLLSNTYTGRQLYLGMNWKF
- a CDS encoding C13 family peptidase encodes the protein MAAPSRPRFRPYRYLLAAGLMLCCAWPHAAVPPPVPGTLAAPATADPGRDPLLQAQLRALQPQRPGVTDLYVVGFAGDASEDVFRNETLYLRQLFAQRFDAGGRIVTLINHADNLGNRAYAPQASYDNLADTLQRIGQLMDRREDALLLFLTSHGTEQHELYVQFGPGEDADYDYIAPAELRELLDDAGIGNRVIVLSACYSGGFVPALKSPDTLVITAARRDRPSFGCGNTASATYFGRAWLIDALARTSDFVESYRLASAEITARERAEGEAPSYPQLYVGARIAPLLQRWRAQLRPVAAPAYPYPEPEAETETGTPANAEKATAAVPGPVADGRAGANGTVGAKPETASVPNADGTTRAAAAGSAHAPASPAPSATAPRH
- a CDS encoding calcineurin-like phosphoesterase family protein, with the translated sequence MPLRAVVLLCLLTAAAPALAQPATISGSVYQERDGQAGRGKGERGIAGVQVSDGVHIVRTDAQGRYRLQVEPGRTVFVIKPDGYAFASAGNGLPAYWRHYAPAGSPALKYPGIAPTGGAPDGWDFALRAQPAAASTEVLVFADTQTASATDVGYYARDIVAPLVGKTRARLGTTLGDVVNDDLSLYPALNAETARLGVPWFHVPGNHDLNFDAADDAGSLSTWRATYGPDTYAVEEGGASFVFLDDVVYQPQQQPRYVGGLREDQFAFLQAYLAALPKQRLLVLGLHIPLFDAAPGKETFRHADRTRLFALLQGFPHVLVLSGHSHTQRHYHHGAGDGWHGAQPLHEYNVGAACGAFWSGAKDADGIPAATMADGTPNGYAVLTVRRDGRYALAYHAARAADDAPMALHAPKVLRRGAYPAWAVYANVFMGQDDSRVEYRIDDGAWKPMLRVEQPDPDLLAENARDDAAETLRGYDRSPEATPSQHLWRGALPTDLRAGDHRIEVRAFDPWRGEQRASTQYRLQDATP
- the hisIE gene encoding bifunctional phosphoribosyl-AMP cyclohydrolase/phosphoribosyl-ATP diphosphatase HisIE; this translates as MAPEHEPAAATADAELDWSKGDGLLPVVVQDAATLRVLMLGYMNAEALATTRASGKVTFYSRSKQRLWTKGESSGHTLDLVSIQTDCDRDTLLVTAHPHGPTCHLGRSSCFPQAPGQFLGALDRLVAQRERERPPGSYTTQLFEKGIRRIAQKVGEEGVETALAGVAEGDAELLGESADLLYHLTVLLRARGLGLADAVAVLEARHK
- the hisF gene encoding imidazole glycerol phosphate synthase subunit HisF; translation: MLSRRIIPCLDVRDGRVVKGVKFRDHVDMGDIVELALRYRDQGADELVFYDIGASPEGRSVDYAWVERVARLIDIPFCVAGGIRDVATARAVLHAGADKISINSPALERPALIAELAEAFGVQCVVVGIDSIREDDGQWRVRRFTGDPSKTQALRVRTVDWVVEAQQLGAGEIVLNCMDNDGVRRGYDIAQLFEVRSLCKVPLVASGGAGEMQHFADVFEQADVDGALAASVFHSGAIPIPDLKRFLRQRQIEVRDGA
- the hisA gene encoding 1-(5-phosphoribosyl)-5-[(5-phosphoribosylamino)methylideneamino]imidazole-4-carboxamide isomerase — its product is MSFIVYPALDIRDGRVVRLAQGDYARETHYGDDPLPRAQAFADAGAGWMHLVDLDAARAGGYTLAPLLSQIRAQTGLQVQTGGGVRSRADVQRMLDAGAARVVIGSLAVRDRESVLEWLAEFGAERITVALDTRQDAQGVWRLPVLGWTETSALTLEALAAEYAAAGLKHLLCTDIARDGMLSGPNLALYAYLRQIAPGVDVQASGGIRDAADVRAAREAGCAGAVLGKALLEGRLTLDEALAC
- the hisH gene encoding imidazole glycerol phosphate synthase subunit HisH, with the translated sequence MTDVALIDAGGANLGSVRYALERLGVEARLVRDAAGLQGAERVILPGVGAAPHAMARLREQGLVEPLRALQVPLIGICLGMQLLFERSEEGDVDCLGLLTGVVRHMPPALGIRIPHMGWNRLLPMRASPLLDGLAERADAYFVHGYAAPVTADTVAACDHGGLFTAVVQRGRRCGAQFHPERSASTGARILRNFLETDFP